The following are encoded together in the Nocardioides sp. Arc9.136 genome:
- a CDS encoding LLM class flavin-dependent oxidoreductase, with protein sequence MQIGIFSVGDVTMDPTTGRTPTEHERIKATVAIAKKAEDVGLDVFATGEHHNPPFISSNPTATLAYIGAQTERIVLSTATTLITTTDPVLIAEDYAKIQHLTDGRVDLMMGRGNTGPVYPWFGKDIRQGVNLAIENYALLHRLWREDVVDWSGRFRTPLQGYTSTPRPLDGVPPFVWHGSIRSPEIAEQAAYYGDGFFHNHIFWPASHTQQMVDLYRRRFEHYGHGPADTAIVGLGGQFFMRRDSQEAVREFRPYFDNAPVYGHGPSLEDFTEATPLTVGSPQQVLERTLSFRDYVGHYQRQLFLVDHAGLPLKTVLEQLDLLGEILPEMRKGFAEGRPAHVPDAPTHGSLVAAAGGAHDSTVYAAADSATGHRAEDALEAAEEVSA encoded by the coding sequence ATGCAGATCGGCATCTTCAGCGTCGGCGACGTGACGATGGACCCCACGACGGGTCGCACGCCCACCGAGCACGAGCGGATCAAGGCCACGGTGGCGATCGCCAAGAAGGCCGAGGACGTCGGTCTCGACGTGTTCGCGACCGGCGAGCACCACAACCCGCCGTTCATCTCCTCCAACCCCACCGCGACGCTCGCCTACATCGGCGCGCAGACCGAGCGGATCGTGCTGTCGACCGCGACCACGCTGATCACCACCACCGACCCGGTGCTGATCGCGGAGGACTACGCCAAGATCCAGCACCTCACCGACGGCCGGGTGGACCTGATGATGGGGCGCGGCAACACCGGCCCGGTCTACCCCTGGTTCGGCAAGGACATCCGCCAGGGCGTCAACCTCGCGATCGAGAACTACGCGCTGCTGCACCGGCTCTGGCGCGAGGACGTCGTCGACTGGTCCGGTCGGTTCCGCACCCCGCTCCAGGGCTACACCTCCACGCCGCGCCCGCTCGACGGCGTCCCGCCGTTCGTGTGGCACGGCTCGATCCGCAGCCCCGAGATCGCCGAGCAGGCGGCCTACTACGGCGACGGCTTCTTCCACAACCACATCTTCTGGCCGGCCTCGCACACCCAGCAGATGGTCGACCTCTACCGCCGCCGCTTCGAGCACTACGGCCACGGCCCGGCGGACACCGCGATCGTCGGCCTCGGCGGGCAGTTCTTCATGCGGCGCGACAGCCAGGAGGCCGTGCGCGAGTTCCGCCCGTACTTCGACAACGCCCCGGTCTACGGCCACGGGCCCTCGCTGGAGGACTTCACCGAGGCCACGCCGCTGACCGTGGGCTCGCCCCAGCAGGTGCTGGAGCGGACCCTGTCGTTCCGCGACTACGTCGGCCACTACCAGCGCCAGCTGTTCCTCGTCGACCACGCCGGCCTGCCGCTGAAGACGGTGCTCGAGCAGCTCGACCTGCTCGGCGAGATCCTGCCGGAGATGCGCAAGGGCTTCGCCGAGGGCCGCCCGGCGCACGTGCCGGACGCGCCCACCCACGGCTCGCTGGTCGCCGCCGCGGGCGGTGCCCACGACTCCACGGTGTACGCCGCGGCGGACTCCGCCACTGGCCACCGGGCAGAGGACGCGCTCGAGGCCGCCGAGGAGGTGTCGGCATGA
- a CDS encoding YbhB/YbcL family Raf kinase inhibitor-like protein: MTLDRPVSPNPYDLLPPVPSFTVTSEDVTDGAPLRSEQVADGGDTSPQLSWSGAPEGTKSYTVTCFDPDAPTPSGFWHWVLVDVPADVTSLPAGIGAEGSDLPGNAFMCRNDGGSKAFTGAAPPQGDQVHRYYFVVHAVTEESLGVDSDASPAVVSFNLAFKTAGRAIIHGTHQH; encoded by the coding sequence ATGACCCTCGACCGACCGGTGAGCCCGAACCCCTACGACCTGCTGCCCCCGGTGCCGTCGTTCACCGTCACCAGCGAGGACGTCACCGACGGCGCGCCGCTGCGGTCCGAGCAGGTCGCCGACGGCGGGGACACCTCGCCGCAGCTGTCGTGGTCGGGCGCGCCCGAGGGCACGAAGAGCTACACGGTCACCTGCTTCGACCCCGACGCCCCGACGCCCAGCGGCTTCTGGCACTGGGTGCTCGTCGACGTGCCGGCGGACGTGACCTCGCTCCCCGCCGGCATCGGCGCGGAGGGCTCGGACCTCCCGGGGAACGCGTTCATGTGCCGCAACGACGGCGGCTCGAAGGCCTTCACCGGCGCCGCCCCGCCGCAGGGCGACCAGGTGCACCGGTACTACTTCGTCGTCCACGCGGTGACGGAGGAGTCGCTCGGTGTCGACTCCGACGCCTCGCCGGCCGTGGTGTCGTTCAACCTGGCGTTCAAGACCGCCGGCCGGGCGATCATCCACGGGACCCACCAGCACTGA
- a CDS encoding FMN reductase, whose amino-acid sequence MTSVVVVSAGLSNPSSTRLLADRLAAATTQALEEVDVTTVELRDLAHELTDHLLTGFPGPPLAAAIDAVRRADGLVVVTPVFSASYSGLFKTFFDVLEPGTLDGTPVLVAATAGTARHSLVLEHALRPLFAYLRAVVVPTGVFAATEDFASTELEQRITRAAGELAALVGKVSPADASGGSSRRTVDDQLAEPTPFEELLRRASEG is encoded by the coding sequence ATGACCTCCGTGGTCGTCGTCTCCGCCGGTCTCTCCAACCCCTCGTCGACGCGGCTGCTGGCCGACCGGCTGGCCGCCGCGACGACGCAGGCGCTCGAGGAGGTCGACGTGACGACCGTCGAGCTGCGAGACCTCGCCCACGAGCTGACCGACCACCTGCTGACCGGCTTCCCCGGTCCGCCCCTGGCGGCGGCGATCGACGCGGTCCGCCGCGCCGACGGGCTGGTCGTCGTGACGCCGGTGTTCTCCGCGTCGTACTCCGGGCTGTTCAAGACGTTCTTCGACGTCCTCGAGCCCGGGACCCTCGACGGCACCCCGGTGCTCGTCGCCGCGACGGCGGGCACGGCACGCCACTCCCTGGTGCTCGAGCACGCGCTGCGGCCGCTGTTCGCCTACCTGCGGGCCGTGGTCGTCCCCACCGGCGTCTTCGCCGCGACCGAGGACTTCGCGAGCACCGAGCTCGAGCAGCGGATCACCCGGGCCGCCGGCGAGCTGGCCGCTCTTGTCGGCAAGGTCAGCCCCGCCGACGCGTCGGGCGGGTCCAGCCGGCGCACGGTCGACGACCAGCTCGCCGAGCCCACGCCGTTCGAGGAGCTGCTCCGCCGAGCCTCGGAGGGCTGA